A region of Kribbella sp. NBC_01245 DNA encodes the following proteins:
- a CDS encoding MBL fold metallo-hydrolase: MQIQRVVTNGTFSLDGGTWDVDNNVWLIGDDEELIVIDAAHDATKIVEAIAGRRTIAIILTHGHNDHINAATALRDATNAPIWMNPADQMLWHAEYPGTNPDHQLDDGTTFEIAGTTLTAIHTPGHSPGSTSLYAEGHVFTGDTLFHGGPGATGRSYSDKPTILASIRERLLTLPGETVVHTGHGDTTTIEAERENVS, from the coding sequence ATGCAAATCCAACGAGTGGTCACCAACGGCACGTTCAGCCTCGACGGCGGCACCTGGGACGTCGACAACAACGTCTGGCTCATCGGCGATGACGAAGAGCTCATCGTCATCGACGCCGCCCACGACGCCACCAAAATCGTCGAGGCGATCGCCGGCCGGCGAACAATCGCGATCATCCTCACCCACGGCCACAACGACCACATCAACGCGGCGACCGCGCTCCGGGACGCGACCAACGCCCCGATCTGGATGAACCCGGCCGACCAGATGCTCTGGCACGCCGAATACCCCGGCACCAACCCTGATCACCAGCTCGACGACGGTACGACGTTCGAGATCGCCGGTACGACGCTGACGGCGATCCATACGCCGGGTCATTCGCCGGGCAGCACCAGCCTGTACGCCGAAGGGCACGTCTTCACCGGCGACACGTTGTTCCACGGTGGACCGGGCGCGACGGGTCGTTCGTACAGCGACAAGCCGACCATTCTCGCGTCGATCCGCGAGCGCCTATTGACGCTTCCCGGCGAGACCGTCGTACACACCGGTCACGGCGACACGACCACCATCGAGGCCGAGCGGGAAAACGTCAGCTGA
- a CDS encoding S-(hydroxymethyl)mycothiol dehydrogenase, with protein MSQIVRGVVARARGAAVTIEEIMVPAPGPGEAVVQVQACGVCHTDLHYREGGINDDFPFLLGHEAAGIVEAVGEGVTAIAPGDFVVLNWRAVCGNCRACLRGRPWYCFSTFNAEQKMTLADGTELSPALGIGAFAEKTLVAAGQCTKVDPAVKPEVAGLLGCGVMAGIGAAVNTGNVGRGDSVAVIGCGGVGTAAVVGARLAGAARIIAIDVDERKLAVAKELGATHTIHTTGEGVVEAVQALTDGFGADVVIDAVGRPETWKQAFYARDLAGTVVLVGVPTPEMRLEMPLLDFFGRGGSLKSSWYGDCLPSRDFPMLIDLHLQGRLPLDAFVSETIALDQVEEAFGKMHRGDVLRSVVLF; from the coding sequence GTGAGCCAAATTGTGCGAGGTGTGGTCGCTCGGGCGCGTGGGGCGGCGGTGACGATCGAGGAGATCATGGTGCCGGCGCCTGGGCCGGGGGAGGCGGTGGTGCAGGTTCAGGCGTGCGGGGTGTGCCATACCGACCTGCATTATCGGGAGGGCGGTATCAACGACGACTTCCCGTTCCTGCTCGGGCACGAGGCGGCCGGGATCGTCGAGGCGGTCGGCGAGGGCGTGACCGCGATCGCGCCCGGCGATTTCGTCGTACTGAACTGGCGGGCGGTCTGCGGCAACTGCCGGGCGTGCCTGCGCGGACGCCCCTGGTATTGCTTCAGCACGTTCAACGCCGAGCAGAAGATGACGCTCGCCGACGGTACCGAGTTGTCGCCCGCCCTCGGCATCGGCGCCTTCGCCGAGAAGACGCTGGTCGCGGCCGGGCAATGCACCAAGGTCGATCCGGCGGTCAAGCCCGAGGTGGCGGGACTGCTCGGGTGTGGCGTGATGGCCGGGATCGGGGCCGCTGTCAACACCGGGAATGTCGGCCGCGGTGATTCCGTCGCGGTCATCGGTTGCGGCGGCGTCGGTACGGCGGCCGTGGTCGGCGCGCGCCTCGCCGGGGCCGCCCGCATCATCGCGATCGACGTCGACGAACGAAAGCTCGCCGTCGCCAAGGAACTCGGCGCCACCCACACGATCCACACGACCGGCGAGGGCGTGGTCGAGGCGGTGCAGGCGTTGACGGACGGCTTCGGGGCGGACGTGGTGATCGACGCCGTCGGCCGGCCCGAGACGTGGAAGCAGGCCTTCTACGCGCGGGACTTGGCCGGCACGGTTGTGCTCGTCGGCGTACCGACTCCCGAGATGCGCCTGGAGATGCCGTTGCTCGACTTCTTCGGCCGAGGCGGTTCGCTCAAGTCGAGCTGGTACGGCGACTGTCTGCCGAGCCGCGATTTCCCGATGCTGATCGATCTGCACTTGCAGGGCCGGCTGCCGCTCGACGCCTTCGTCTCCGAGACGATCGCGCTCGACCAGGTGGAAGAGGCGTTCGGCAAGATGCATCGCGGCGACGTACTCCGCTCGGTGGTGCTCTTCTAA
- a CDS encoding ABC transporter ATP-binding protein: MTDNDFAVRASGLVKRYPDKVAVDGVDLDIHRGEVFALLGPNGAGKTTTTEILEGYRRRDAGEVSVLGTDPQHGDRRWRSRLGIVAQSSRDEAEASVAELIHHYAGYYPNPRDPDEVIASVGLEEKRKTRTRKLSGGQRRRLDVALGVIGNPELLFLDEPTTGFDPEARRQFWGLIEALRTGGTTILLTTHYLDEAEHLADRVGVIAGGKMIELGTPETLGGRGARVARVRWLDADGAHEIRTDNPTAEVARLMTRFDGEIPELSIHRPSLEDIYLDLIGINAAATELETGVSA, encoded by the coding sequence ATGACCGACAACGACTTCGCCGTGCGGGCCAGTGGGCTCGTCAAGCGCTATCCGGACAAGGTCGCCGTGGACGGCGTCGACCTGGACATTCACCGGGGTGAGGTTTTCGCCCTGCTCGGCCCGAACGGTGCCGGGAAGACCACCACTACAGAGATCCTGGAGGGGTATCGCCGTCGGGACGCGGGCGAGGTCAGCGTGCTCGGCACGGACCCGCAGCATGGCGATCGGCGTTGGCGCAGCCGCCTCGGCATCGTCGCCCAGTCGTCGCGGGATGAAGCCGAGGCGTCCGTGGCCGAGTTGATCCACCACTACGCCGGGTATTACCCGAACCCGCGTGATCCCGACGAGGTGATCGCGTCGGTGGGGCTCGAGGAGAAGCGGAAGACGCGTACGCGCAAGCTCTCCGGGGGCCAGCGCCGCCGGTTGGACGTCGCCCTCGGCGTCATCGGCAATCCCGAACTGCTCTTCCTCGACGAGCCAACGACGGGTTTCGATCCCGAGGCGCGTCGCCAGTTCTGGGGGTTGATCGAGGCGCTTCGCACGGGTGGTACGACGATCCTGCTGACCACGCATTACCTCGACGAGGCGGAGCACCTGGCCGATCGGGTCGGCGTGATCGCCGGCGGCAAGATGATCGAGCTCGGTACGCCGGAGACCCTCGGCGGTCGGGGCGCACGGGTCGCGCGGGTCCGCTGGCTGGACGCGGACGGCGCGCACGAGATCCGTACCGATAACCCGACGGCCGAGGTCGCCAGGTTGATGACGCGGTTCGACGGGGAGATCCCCGAGCTGTCGATCCACCGGCCGAGCCTGGAAGACATCTACCTCGACCTGATCGGTATCAACGCCGCCGCCACCGAGCTGGAAACCGGAGTGTCCGCATGA